The genomic stretch GATAAAAAACATGCAAAGGAGAGCCAAGAGTCTCCGCGACGGTTCAGGCCCTTTTTCAAGGAAGAAGTACCCCATCGAAACCCGCACTACGAGGAGAAGAAAAAGCACAAATCTAGAAGAGAAACTCCCTCTAAAGTATACGAATACTTTGTAGACATTCCAGAGCCGCACAAGTACTCCCCAGACGGTCTAGAATCGAAAAACATATCGCCACACTCTCCTAAACGTAAAGGTTACGCGGATAGCTCGGAAATACCTCGTTACGTGCTAAAATGCCACAGGAAGGCAAGTAGCATTGTGCCCTTTTCCACCGTGGAGATACCCTACAAGAGAAGAGAGCGGATCCACCTGTTTCCCCACAAAGACAAGTCGGCGCCCAAGGGCCTGGATGCAGGCTGCGACAGTCTACCGTCGACATCCGCCACCAACCTGGCTGCCAATAAAGGATCGCGTCACTCTCTTGGGCAGGATGGAAGACAGCCTGGCCGCAGGTCATTGAAGGACCGAACTCTGGGTTTGTTAAGAAATCGAAACTTTACCTCAACAGATCTCATCTTTTTAATAGAAAATCTCTGGTACTAAAAGGTCACAAGCCGGTTAATGCCTTCAACTTGACCTCTGTAGGATGTGGGTGCGGCAGCCGCTACCCCACCTTGTATAGAGGACCGGGCCTGGAAAATCCACACCAAGATGATGGCAGAAAATACCAGGAATATTCAATGTTCAATGTGCTTCACTCGAATGAACGCAGCAACGCCCAGGGTGCTCCGAGTCGCGAAGAAAGCTGTGACTCTTCGTCTTCTGGAAGCTGTGATTGTAGCTCCGACGAGTGCAGCATATGCGAGAAGTACTTGAGGATCAGAAGCAGCGACAGCTCCATGGACAGCGCCAGTTGTAGCGAGAGGAGTAGCGCAAGTTGTAGCGAGAGGAGCAGCGACGACTGTAGCGAGCGAAGCAGCGAGAGCTGCAGCGAGCAGTGCATCAAAAGCTGTTGCACCAACTGTAGAGGCAACGAGAACAAACGCAACGAATCGATCGAGCCCGTGCAGCCCAGTCAAATAAACATCTGCCTGACCATTCGCGCAGGGGACAACCCACCGGAAATCCTTGCTCCTTGCAGGATAAGCCCCCAGTCGCCTTGCCCGATAGGTCCGTCCGAGCCGCCCAAACCATACAAAAGCGCCAGCCCCAAAAGTCTGAAGCCCTGCGGGTGCCCGGAGCATGGCGACGCACCGCTGAAgaattgccccaaaaaagtaaGACTCCAATGTCCCAAGACTCCTTCGAGCCCTCGGAATCAGCAGACGTCTTCCCCGAAAAAGTGCCGCAAAAAAGAACCCTCCAGCCGTGCTCCCACCATGGGTAGTTGCACCTGCCCCACGTGCCCCAATAAAACAGGTTCCAGTGGCCTCGCTCCGGAAAAGGGAAGCCCGCGAGACAGCGGTGATCTGAAACAGGCTAAGAAACAGTCCTTGGCCGCAAATACTCGCACAAAGCCTGGCCCTAAAGACCAGTCGAAATCGAAGAAGAAAAAGGTCGTATCGAGGGGCAGCGGCAAAGGCTCCGCCACAAAGCCCCCGAAAAGAGGATCTGAGGGAAGGAACACTAGATCGTCGTGTACGTGCAAAACTACGCCCAGGAATTCCGCGACAAGCTTGGGCAGTGCTGCTAGTCGAAAGAGCTCTTCGAGCTGTGAGAAAAACCCAAAGAACGGGGAAGAAACAGTGGATCCCAGTCCCCCGGTGTGTGACCCGACGTGTCCTGCCGGTCCTCAGAGCGAGTACGGCGACAGTTTCTCAATGCCGGGCTGCGTTCAGCGCGGCGACCTGTGCTGCCCCACGCTCGTCGCCGAATGGGATGCGAACTGCTGCCGCCGCAGGACCCCCATCGAGGACTTGAAGACGGAGCTGATGCAGAACTTGAGGAGTGGCCAGAGCCCGGCCCTCGGCGCCGCTCCGCCCCTGATGTTCCTTCCGTGTCTGCCCAACGCTTGCCCCTTTGCCTGCTGGAGCCCCGAGCCGGTGGTGTCCTGGCCACCCTGCCCTCCGCTTCAAGCCCCCTGCCCGTTCTAGCCTCAGTCTCGATCCAAATACAAAAACTAGCATCAATAACAGaacaaaatgtatatttaacgCATCATTTCTTCGGGTATATCGGTCTGGAGAGGCGCGGTAATAGTCAGCACGCCGCAGGATGATAATTTGGCGGATATTTTCGACTGTTCCACATTCACGGGCAGCACAATTTCACTCTTCATCTCCCGTCGCCGTCCACGGGACTCGTAGACCGCATGAAGATACAGGGAATCGCCCTCGCGGTACAGCAAAATCTCCCCACGCCTAAAGTCCATCAAATCGTACTGCCAGTAGACGGCTGGGTTCTTTTCCTTGTCTTTGCCGCTGCCGTTTCCACTCCTTTTCTTGTGCTCCGACTTGGCCGACTCTGCCCTTTCCTTGGCCCTTTGCTTGGCCCTTTCCTTGGCCCTTTCGTCGGCCCTTCTTTCGAACCTTTCCTCGGCGCTTTCCTTGGCCCGTTCCTCGGCCCTTTCCTCGGCCCTTTTCTCGACCCTTTCCTCGGCCCTTTCCTCGGCCCTTTCCTTGGCCCTATCCTTGGCCCTTTTCTCGACCCTTTCCTCGGCCCTTTTCTCGACCCTATCCTTGGCCCTTTCCTTGGCCCTTTCCTTGGCCTTTTCCTCGGCCCTTTTCTCGACCCTTTCTCCGGCCCTTTCCTCGGCCCTTTTCTCGACCCTTTCCTCGAACCGTTCCTCGGCCCTTTCCTTGGCCCTCTCTTTGGCTCTTTCCTCGGCCCTTTCCTTGGTCCTTTCCTTGGCCCTTTCCTCGGCCCTTTCCTTGGCCCTTTCCATGGTCCTTTCCTCGGCTCCTTCCTCGGCTCCTTCCTCGGCCCTTTCCATGACGATTCCATGCGAGCGCTGCCATTCGAGGATGTCAGCGTCCAGTTGCTTCACGCGCGGGTCGTACGCGGCGCGGAAGTCAGCCACCAGTTTCCTTATCCTTATGTTATTCCGCTCTTTTCGTGTAgccatttcaaaatttcgtaTAAGTTATGGggtgtataaatatatactgtACAAACTCTTTCCTGACACTAGATTCAAATCAGATATTTCGGGGGATCGGGTGAGCTGTGAGTGGGGAGATctgaaacaacaaaacactAGTGGGAAAACACCTATCCGAAATAGTTCCAAAATAACACCTATCGATGTATCCTTGCCATGGATCTAGCGTTAATTATAGTGACTACTAAACTGTGCCTTATACCACATTTTTGGATCATATACAGTCCAACTTCTCTATTACTATACATATTTCTGTATATTTCTATCTAAAGAACCTATTTCCAGAACACTGCATTGCCATATTCTGCAAAAGTCAATTCTATATTACAAATTCCCACGAATTCCCACAAATTCCCCTTGAGATTCGCTATAAGGAAGTCTATAAGGATTGTTTCTACATGTTTTATATGGAGATTTATCTCGAATCAACTCGAAATCAACGCACAAATGTCCATTCCTGTCTTTGAAACCACATTCGAAGCCATAATTCCTTGAATCTTATCCGAATGAGTGTGTCCGCTCTCTATTTTGGGCAGATTATACCTCTCTGGCAGCTGGGTCCTTCGAAGCCCGATCTTATCTAGCTTTTAACATTTGTGGAGTCCCCCACAAGCCAACCGTCAGgacctgctgctcctggccaGAAATGCCAATTTGGAACACGAATACGAAAACGAATACACAAGCTGCCAGTTTTCCGAAATGAGTCTAATTAACAGAGCTCTGAGATTTGTGCAACGTTTGCATTCTCTGCAGATTCCTGCTGCCAAGGCAGCTGCCAGCCATGTCCGTCCGTCAGAACGGACTGGCAGCAAAAGTCAATGGAAGCAGCACTGGGATCTTTCTAGGGCACAAACcaacccacccccaccccctcccacCCCAGGAGTGGGCGGGGGAGACATGAACTTTCGAACAAATGAAAACGTACCAAATGACAGCATCCAATTTACGTTTGCAATTAAACTGACACCGAACAGACACTTGATTTAGTCGCAGCAGACCCCCggttgccccccccccccggaAGCCCCCCCGCACAACGCCACAACGTCGATGGTCGTAGCACAGAAGACAGAGGAGAGTTTTCCCAGCATGCAGGCAGATTTATGAATatgaaaatacatatttgAAACGGCACTTTAATTGTTCTCCCTGGatggggggcggagggggagtgtggcatgccacatcTTCAACGCACTACCCGCACAACCACCAGGCGCCGGCACCGGAACACGTTCGTGCAGTCCGCCATTCTTTTTTGTAGCCCTTTTCTGCAGCCGAGACGCGTTGCTCcttcaattttgaatttggGATTTTGTTGGATTCCAGATCATCAATGACTTATATTCCAAGGCCCCTTAGGGGGGTGCCATAGCCCTGTCGCTCCTCCCTGGAAGGCAAACCCACGCCAGAAAGGAAATATTAATGCCGTCTGCTTATCAAAAATGGCAGCAATCAGCACGCTCTGTTAGCACCTCATTAGAGGGCTCACTGTATGGTGGGGGGCGGACCGGACACATCGTCTCCCCTTCACAGACACACATTAATCGTGTGAAAGCACCATTTCGTCTCTCTccctggttttttttttgtgtgcttttttcgGTCTAGTGCGAGCCGGGCTAAAAGCCCCCCCATCAAGGCCAAGTGGCGTGTCAATCGGCCATTAGCACGGCTCCTGGCCACCgataaataaaagcaaacaCCTAGCACCTCCCACACGCACTCCCCCCGAGAGAGAACAAGAATTATTGGTGCCCTCAACCGACGCCGAAGAAAGCCTTTCTGTAAccgaaaaagaagaaatttcttaattaaaaattaaatgcttCAGCAGTTGGAAAATTTTGTAAGAAAATTGCTCATTAAAAGTTTTCACCTGGAGCGGCTCTCAAGGCGAATCTCGACACTAATTTTCTTTTCATGTAATTATGTGCAGCACAGAGAGCacaccccccttcccccccgaCCCTCCACGCCCTTCAGACGGGGTTGTTGTTTGCTGCAACTTTTTGTGGCATGTCGCTTGCCCCTTGGAAGCATTGGCCCTGGCAAATTGAATTGACTTTCGCCTGCATTCAGTCCCCGGTGTCCACATCaaggcttttggctttggctttggcttttggtaTTGCAAAAATAATGTCCACAAATTGAActtataaataaatcaaatcagAATGTCTCGTCCTCTGGTGGCTGGCTGGGAATTGAGTtacatttgaatattttccccattttccacattttccccACTTTTCCCCCCACTGCACTGGCAGGTCCTTGGCTCCAGCACTGGCTGTGTCTCTCGATGCTTAagttttgattgttttttggttGAATTTGTTCACTTTATTTTCCCTGAATTTCCCAAAAATCTTGCATCTTGTTTCGATTTCCTGCCAAATGTTTAATTGCTTTAATTTGCGAGCAAATCATTTCGGTTTCCTTTCGTGCATCGAGTGTCTAACGGGGCGTATAATTGATTTCACTTCCGCGCCCCCAAGCCCCATAAATCCCCAACCACACAATACCTCCGTCCGGCTTGAAATTATACGGATAAGATCGGGAATAAATCTACACAGGAGTGCAGTTACATTCTCGCCGCAAAAGCCAGCCACAGGCCAAATATCGCACTGGATGGAGGTTCGATGCAAAAATACACCCCACCGCTCCCCAGTCCGGCGGAACGCTCCCGGTGATTAATTATCTACATGAAAGCGTGCAATTTACAGCTTACCTTGAGCTCCAAGGGGggc from Drosophila pseudoobscura strain MV-25-SWS-2005 chromosome 4, UCI_Dpse_MV25, whole genome shotgun sequence encodes the following:
- the LOC4816477 gene encoding uncharacterized protein isoform X1; the protein is MALTISSKSHFRMKGTETDNRDCMHFNIDISEEVRYHQIDADCNGPSRNPGGGIRNRMRESAMSLEEPNKFYAQSHDIMHNDHKNCTPGRKEYTKSRKHFHYRTYKMARSIEGSPEGNGTWYGAPERSCDRYYPPQPQREAIREPDLRPLYPQETNPFRAQAYADPGYGYYQNRPVPRQYHESHEHLSYAKVPSVASYNLYSEHPSRSLCSGEYLVPGPSIAVYRPPWAVPPEYPKNCSSPGYYSSSSHHDFHKYRKICDKEQAPREFSGNDYCEARHSPRNRAPRSYNTYETKNHARREEEKGPRRKSNKSYKREVDEYPDRYHKTEPKLRHDDSFNHKEKQASPRKDKKHAKESQESPRRFRPFFKEEVPHRNPHYEEKKKHKSRRETPSKVYEYFVDIPEPHKYSPDGLESKNISPHSPKRKGYADSSEIPRYVLKCHRKASSIVPFSTVEIPYKRRERIHLFPHKDKSAPKGLDAGCDSLPSTSATNLAANKGSRHSLGQDGRQPGRRSLKDRTLGHKPVNAFNLTSVGCGCGSRYPTLYRGPGLENPHQDDGRKYQEYSMFNVLHSNERSNAQGAPSREESCDSSSSGSCDCSSDECSICEKYLRIRSSDSSMDSASCSERSSASCSERSSDDCSERSSESCSEQCIKSCCTNCRGNENKRNESIEPVQPSQINICLTIRAGDNPPEILAPCRISPQSPCPIGPSEPPKPYKSASPKSLKPCGCPEHGDAPLKNCPKKVRLQCPKTPSSPRNQQTSSPKKCRKKEPSSRAPTMGSCTCPTCPNKTGSSGLAPEKGSPRDSGDLKQAKKQSLAANTRTKPGPKDQSKSKKKKVVSRGSGKGSATKPPKRGSEGRNTRSSCTCKTTPRNSATSLGSAASRKSSSSCEKNPKNGEETVDPSPPVCDPTCPAGPQSEYGDSFSMPGCVQRGDLCCPTLVAEWDANCCRRRTPIEDLKTELMQNLRSGQSPALGAAPPLMFLPCLPNACPFACWSPEPVVSWPPCPPLQAPCPF
- the LOC6902534 gene encoding eukaryotic translation initiation factor 4 gamma-like, giving the protein MATRKERNNIRIRKLVADFRAAYDPRVKQLDADILEWQRSHGIVMERAEEGAEEGAEERTMERAKERAEERAKERTKERAEERAKERAKERAEERFEERVEKRAEERAGERVEKRAEEKAKERAKERAKDRVEKRAEERVEKRAKDRAKERAEERAEERVEKRAEERAEERAKESAEERFERRADERAKERAKQRAKERAESAKSEHKKRSGNGSGKDKEKNPAVYWQYDLMDFRRGEILLYREGDSLYLHAVYESRGRRREMKSEIVLPVNVEQSKISAKLSSCGVLTITAPLQTDIPEEMMR